A region from the Corylus avellana chromosome ca7, CavTom2PMs-1.0 genome encodes:
- the LOC132188852 gene encoding uncharacterized protein LOC132188852, protein MNPNKTEDLLFSHHLNPHDLDPPPQSHQILQSQPSIPLDSQNDPAFSLPEIVLFRSPSSPSTSSSSSEPDPGEASNPVPKLHISPEPHISSQFYTFNPESHSLMIRCLLEHRLATPGEIRAATPRAVLKSWRAVWKDRNEDTAYLTAWKRIQDKLSAHVDPTNGNQFLCFKNNSQQFVSHINQWQDIAMTFHSDTDIKHLGLKETIERIKQVWTVGAKFYGIPESYIRVCVAACPVCSAVSSGGSSGAAAARTKRRRFEYTESFDVPAKEVPNRLQQLAAKHKVVLCIRQKYIRYKPFMAEVKDYACHRAGEPAAKKSKILKREPYASKRCGCGFRIRAIVPIANYNEKDKTFVYQEEGMAVFKLYAVHTGHEPGPLDGNARIMHRVVGHKGAFLMDQDTAVYGVSEELEHDGFGLMGKDDGDLQLSVLQQVQELRAEVGLLEGKVTKLPHELLGSVSRELCEIVNKVRSIGEDSLKAIGMISHKPHSDDVLVGENDLAHWSDHHHEQIYGDGKDTDLIEDDEDSFGRTLGDVVPWDQMREDCRSQKDLMTEPCKPEKWLKCSDFDEKSILDCEDTKLTKPIRHDEAIVADVGLVGIQVDSFYQENPKWYDSPCGLDTGADCEDSGFRHGEIV, encoded by the coding sequence ATGAATCCCAACAAAACGGAAGACCTCCTCTTCTCTCACCACCTCAACCCCCATGATCTGGACCCACCACCACAATCCCATCAGATCCTGCAATCCCAGCCGTCCATTCCTCTCGATTCCCAAAACGACCCCGCTTTCTCCCTCCCCGAAATCGTCCTCTTCCgctccccctcctccccttccacctcctcctcctcctccgaaCCCGACCCGGGCGAAGCCTCAAACCCGGTTCCGAAGCTCCACATCAGCCCGGAGCCCCACATCTCCTCTCAGTTCTACACCTTCAACCCGGAGTCCCACTCCCTGATGATCCGCTGCCTCCTGGAGCACCGGCTCGCCACCCCGGGCGAGATCCGCGCCGCCACGCCGCGGGCCGTGCTCAAGTCCTGGCGCGCCGTCTGGAAAGACCGCAACGAGGACACCGCCTACCTCACCGCGTGGAAGCGCATCCAGGACAAGCTCTCGGCCCACGTCGACCCGACCAACGGTAACCAATTCCTTTGCTTCAAAAACAATTCTCAGCAATTCGTTTCCCACATTAACCAGTGGCAGGACATAGCCATGACCTTCCACTCCGATACGGACATCAAACACCTAGGGCTTAAGGAGACTATAGAGAGAATTAAGCAGGTCTGGACCGTAGGTGCCAAATTCTACGGCATTCCCGAGAGTTACATTAGGGTTTGCGTTGCCGCGTGCCCAGTGTGCTCTGCGGTGTCGTCGGGAGGGTCCTCTGGGGCCGCGGCGGCGCGGACTAAGCGGCGTAGGTTTGAGTATACCGAGTCCTTTGATGTGCCGGCCAAGGAAGTGCCCAATAGGCTTCAGCAATTGGCTGCCAAGCATAAGGTTGTGCTCTGCATTAGGCAGAAGTATATTAGGTATAAGCCGTTTATGGCGGAGGTGAAGGACTATGCTTGTCATAGGGCGGGCGAGCCTGCCGCAAAGAAGTCAAAGATTTTGAAGAGGGAGCCTTATGCATCGAAGCGGTGTGGGTGTGGGTTTAGGATTAGAGCCATTGTGCCAATTGCAAACTATAATGAGAAGGATAAGACTTTTGTGTATCAGGAAGAGGGGATGGCGGTGTTTAAGTTGTATGCGGTGCATACGGGGCATGAGCCGGGGCCATTGGATGGGAATGCGAGGATTATGCATCGGGTTGTGGGGCATAAGGGTGCCTTTTTGATGGACCAGGATACGGCGGTGTATGGGGTGAGTGAGGAGTTGGAGCATGACGGGTTTGGGTTGATGGGGAAGGATGATGGGGATTTGCAGCTTTCGGTTTTACAGCAGGTGCAGGAATTGAGAGCTGAGGTTGGGTTGTTAGAAGGTAAAGTTACCAAACTTCCGCATGAATTATTGGGTTCAGTGTCTCGAGAGTTGTGTGAGATTGTGAATAAAGTTAGGAGTATAGGGGAAGATAGTTTGAAGGCAATTGGGATGATCTCTCACAAGCCGCATTCAGATGATGTGTTGGTTGGGGAGAATGATTTGGCGCATTGGAGTGATCATCACCATGAACAAATATATGGGGATGGCAAGGACACAGATTTGATTGAGGATGATGAAGACAGTTTTGGGCGAACTCTTGGCGACGTTGTTCCATGGGACCAAATGAGGGAAGATTGTAGGAGTCAGAAGGATCTGATGACCGAGCCTTGTAAACCAGAAAAGTGGTTGAAATGCAGTGACTTTGACGAGAAAAGCATTCTTGATTGTGAAGATACTAAACTAACCAAGCCCATTAGACATGATGAGGCCATAGTTGCAGATGTAGGTCTTGTTGGTATACAGGTTGATAGTTTCTACCAAGAGAATCCTAAATGGTATGATTCTCCTTGTGGGTTGGACACTGGTGCAGATTGCGAGGATAGTGGATTCAGGCATGGCGAGATTGTGTAG